The Pseudomonadota bacterium genome has a segment encoding these proteins:
- a CDS encoding aminotransferase class I/II-fold pyridoxal phosphate-dependent enzyme, which translates to MSRTIWLDAPNVGALEKDYLCQAIDSGFVSTIGPFVPKFEQTVAAWLGAPGASATQSGTAALHVALMELGVGEGDEVIVPTLTFVATANPVMYLRATPVFVDADPDTWNLDVAAVERAITAKTKAIVPVHLLGNPADMSALMAVARKHGVPVIEDATESLGATVEGVSTAAIGDLGCLSFNGNKTITTGGGGMVVGRDIDRLTHIRFVVNQARDESRGYYHPEVGMNYRMTNLEAALGLAQMERLDTFLEQKRAFRAVYEEALGSVPGLRLQREAPGARSAWWLNAVVFERDGVDIPALQKRLLEQGIQTRRMFVPITDFPPYAPYVTAEHPVARRLYERGLCLPSSTLNTIDDVHLVCLSLRALL; encoded by the coding sequence ATGTCTAGAACCATCTGGCTCGATGCGCCGAACGTGGGGGCGCTCGAGAAAGACTACCTCTGCCAGGCCATCGACAGCGGATTCGTCTCGACCATCGGCCCGTTCGTGCCGAAGTTCGAGCAGACCGTGGCCGCGTGGCTCGGCGCACCGGGCGCCTCGGCCACACAGAGCGGCACCGCCGCGCTTCACGTGGCGCTGATGGAACTCGGGGTGGGGGAGGGGGACGAGGTCATCGTGCCGACCCTCACCTTCGTCGCCACCGCAAACCCCGTCATGTACCTGCGGGCCACGCCTGTCTTCGTCGATGCCGATCCGGATACGTGGAACCTCGACGTGGCGGCCGTGGAACGGGCCATCACCGCGAAGACCAAGGCCATCGTGCCGGTTCACCTGCTGGGAAACCCGGCCGACATGAGCGCGCTCATGGCCGTGGCCCGAAAGCACGGCGTGCCCGTGATCGAAGACGCCACCGAGAGCCTCGGCGCAACCGTTGAAGGGGTCTCCACCGCCGCCATCGGCGACCTCGGTTGCCTCAGCTTCAACGGCAACAAGACCATCACCACCGGTGGGGGCGGCATGGTGGTGGGGCGAGACATCGACCGCCTCACCCACATCCGCTTCGTGGTGAACCAGGCCCGGGACGAGAGCCGCGGCTACTATCACCCCGAGGTGGGCATGAACTACCGCATGACCAACCTCGAGGCGGCGCTGGGCCTGGCGCAGATGGAGCGGCTCGACACCTTCCTCGAGCAGAAGCGGGCCTTTCGCGCGGTCTACGAAGAGGCGCTGGGCAGCGTGCCGGGGCTGCGCCTCCAGCGCGAGGCGCCCGGCGCGCGCAGCGCGTGGTGGCTCAACGCCGTCGTCTTCGAGCGCGACGGCGTCGACATCCCGGCGTTGCAGAAGCGGCTTCTCGAGCAGGGCATCCAGACCCGGCGCATGTTCGTGCCCATCACCGACTTCCCACCCTATGCGCCGTATGTCACGGCCGAGCATCCGGTGGCGCGGCGCCTGTATGAGCGGGGGCTGTGCCTGCCCAGCTCGACCCTGAACACCATCGACGATGTGCATCTCGTCTGTCTAAGTCTTCGCGCGCTGCTATGA
- a CDS encoding SDR family NAD(P)-dependent oxidoreductase, with the protein MELRGKKVLVTGAGGFIGSHLVERLLEEGCDVRAFVHYNSAGRWGWLESLSPQTRDALDVFAGDVRDPNGVRSAMRGVSVVFHLAALIAIPYSYHSPDSYVDTNVRGTLNIVQAARDLGVERVLVTSTSEVYGTALTVPISETHPRQPQSPYSATKIGADCLAESFYRAFDLPVVIVRPFNTFGPRQSARAVIPTIITQLLAGEREIRLGDTAPTRDFNFVRDTADGFVAIARCDEAVGQDINIATGVEISVGELAQNLIDQIDGRARIVLDENRLRPEKSEVERLLGDSAKLRRLTDWRPRHDLSQGLAETIRWFREGENMRLYKPLAYNV; encoded by the coding sequence ATGGAACTACGTGGCAAAAAGGTTCTGGTGACCGGCGCCGGCGGCTTCATCGGCAGCCATCTCGTGGAGCGCCTGCTCGAAGAGGGGTGCGACGTGCGCGCCTTCGTGCACTACAACTCGGCGGGTCGCTGGGGGTGGCTCGAGTCGCTCTCTCCCCAGACCCGCGACGCCCTTGACGTGTTCGCGGGCGACGTGCGCGATCCCAATGGCGTGCGGTCGGCCATGCGAGGGGTGAGCGTGGTCTTCCACCTGGCGGCGCTCATCGCCATCCCCTACAGCTATCACTCGCCCGACAGCTACGTCGACACGAATGTGCGGGGCACCCTCAACATCGTGCAGGCGGCTCGCGACCTCGGGGTCGAGCGGGTGCTCGTCACCTCGACCTCGGAGGTCTACGGCACCGCGCTCACCGTGCCCATCTCTGAGACGCATCCGCGTCAGCCCCAGTCACCGTACTCGGCCACCAAGATCGGGGCCGACTGCCTGGCTGAGTCGTTCTATCGCGCCTTCGATCTCCCCGTGGTCATCGTGCGACCGTTCAACACCTTCGGACCGCGACAGTCGGCCCGTGCGGTCATTCCCACCATCATCACCCAGCTGCTGGCGGGCGAGCGCGAGATCCGCCTGGGCGACACCGCGCCCACCCGTGACTTCAACTTCGTGCGCGACACCGCCGATGGCTTTGTGGCCATCGCCCGCTGCGACGAAGCGGTGGGGCAGGACATCAACATCGCCACGGGCGTCGAGATCAGTGTGGGAGAGCTGGCCCAGAACCTCATCGATCAGATCGACGGTCGGGCCCGCATCGTGCTCGACGAGAACCGGCTGCGCCCGGAGAAGAGCGAGGTCGAGCGTCTGCTGGGCGACAGCGCGAAGCTGCGTCGTCTCACCGACTGGCGCCCCCGGCACGACCTCTCGCAGGGGCTGGCCGAGACCATCCGGTGGTTCAGGGAGGGCGAGAACATGCGGCTGTACAAGCCCCTGGCGTACAATGTCTAG
- the neuC gene encoding UDP-N-acetylglucosamine 2-epimerase (hydrolyzing): MKRRICVVTGTRAEYGLLRPLLAEIVASPSLELQLVATGAHLSAEHGATVCEIEGDGHRVDERVEMLLSSDSDVAVCKSMGLALISFAEVFGRLDPHIVLGLGDRYELFAALSAASVCRRRIGHIHGGELTEGAFDDAFRHAITKLSHLHFTSTEVYRQRVIQLGESPDRVFNVGALGVDNICKLPLLERADVEREIDLTLSRPTLLVTFHPVTLEPEQAPLQCRALLDALESIPGARFVFTGANADPEGRIVRDMVEGFVRRHADRARSFASLGVLRYLSLMRQVDAVVGNSSSGILEAPSLGVPTVDIGDRQRGRVKADSVIECPPRTADIAAAITRALTSEMRARAVQQVTPYGDGHAAEKIREALERTDVLALRKTFHDLGR; the protein is encoded by the coding sequence ATGAAGCGTCGCATCTGCGTCGTCACCGGCACCCGCGCCGAGTACGGCCTGCTGCGCCCGCTGCTGGCCGAGATCGTGGCCTCTCCCTCGCTCGAGCTGCAGCTGGTGGCAACAGGCGCCCATCTGTCGGCCGAGCACGGGGCCACGGTCTGTGAGATCGAGGGCGACGGCCATCGCGTCGACGAGCGGGTCGAGATGCTGCTCAGCTCCGACTCCGACGTGGCGGTGTGCAAGTCGATGGGGCTGGCGCTCATCTCGTTTGCTGAGGTGTTCGGGCGACTCGACCCGCACATCGTACTGGGGCTGGGCGATCGCTACGAGCTCTTCGCCGCCTTGAGCGCGGCGTCGGTGTGCCGTCGTCGCATCGGTCACATCCACGGTGGCGAGCTCACTGAAGGGGCGTTCGACGATGCGTTCCGCCACGCCATCACCAAGCTGAGCCACCTGCACTTCACCTCCACCGAGGTCTACCGTCAGCGCGTGATCCAGCTGGGTGAATCCCCTGACCGGGTCTTCAACGTGGGTGCGCTCGGGGTCGACAACATCTGCAAGCTCCCCTTGCTCGAGCGCGCCGATGTCGAGCGCGAGATCGATCTGACGCTCTCGCGCCCCACCCTGCTCGTGACCTTTCACCCCGTCACCCTCGAGCCGGAGCAGGCCCCCCTGCAGTGCCGCGCGCTGCTCGACGCCCTCGAATCGATTCCGGGAGCGCGCTTCGTGTTCACGGGGGCCAACGCCGATCCGGAGGGCCGCATCGTGCGCGACATGGTCGAAGGCTTCGTGCGCCGTCACGCCGATCGCGCCCGGTCGTTCGCGTCGCTCGGGGTTCTGCGCTATCTCTCGCTCATGCGTCAGGTCGATGCCGTGGTGGGGAACTCATCGAGCGGAATTCTCGAAGCCCCGTCGCTGGGCGTGCCCACGGTCGACATCGGTGACCGTCAGCGCGGTCGGGTGAAGGCCGACAGCGTCATCGAGTGCCCTCCGCGCACGGCCGACATCGCCGCCGCCATCACCCGCGCCTTGACCTCCGAGATGCGTGCGCGCGCGGTT